One genomic region from Anabaena sp. PCC 7108 encodes:
- a CDS encoding phosphate/phosphite/phosphonate ABC transporter substrate-binding protein, producing MQVSQKYSWYVSAGLLALTGMVFSSLGSPQIAVANFSENQLTPHLVAQKIKTLTIVFPTRADSTDLQNKADNVAVFLSKELKMPIKAQVGDDTAAVESLRANRADVAFLSSRSALKAEQLANSRLYLAEVRKNYSGRYTYNSIFVVPSNSQLKSKNSPKATLEQLRGKTIAFTSPTSGSGFIFPVSELVKQGFVPNRDRLENFFGKISYGGNYSKALDAVVRGQADVAVVSEYALFSPYLAAQNRDKVRILHKISGVPAHGIAIDDDVPVLIREKLINALLKLNKSENNQLLTSLYNSTELVRIDHDRHLRPVKEALKNVGIDP from the coding sequence ATGCAAGTGAGCCAAAAATACTCTTGGTATGTTAGTGCAGGGTTATTAGCGTTGACAGGAATGGTTTTCAGTAGTTTAGGATCTCCGCAAATAGCCGTTGCTAACTTTTCTGAAAATCAACTAACACCACACTTAGTTGCTCAAAAAATTAAAACTTTAACCATAGTTTTTCCTACTCGTGCAGATTCTACTGACTTGCAAAATAAAGCTGATAATGTAGCTGTATTTTTATCTAAAGAGTTAAAAATGCCTATCAAAGCGCAAGTAGGTGATGATACAGCCGCAGTAGAATCCTTAAGAGCAAATAGAGCTGATGTAGCGTTTTTAAGCAGTCGTTCAGCTTTAAAGGCTGAACAATTAGCAAATTCTCGTTTATATTTGGCTGAAGTTCGCAAAAATTACTCTGGTAGATACACTTATAATTCTATTTTTGTTGTTCCCAGTAATAGCCAATTAAAAAGTAAAAATTCTCCAAAAGCAACTTTAGAACAACTCAGAGGAAAAACAATTGCTTTTACTTCTCCGACATCTGGTTCTGGATTTATTTTTCCAGTAAGTGAATTAGTGAAACAAGGTTTTGTTCCTAATCGTGATCGCTTAGAAAACTTCTTTGGTAAAATTAGTTATGGTGGAAATTATAGCAAGGCTTTAGATGCTGTAGTTAGAGGACAAGCTGATGTAGCTGTAGTATCAGAATATGCTCTATTTTCACCCTATCTTGCCGCTCAAAATAGAGATAAAGTCAGAATATTACATAAAATTTCTGGTGTTCCTGCTCATGGTATTGCTATTGATGATGATGTACCAGTTCTGATCAGAGAAAAGCTTATTAATGCTTTATTAAAGTTAAACAAATCAGAAAATAATCAATTACTCACCAGTTTATATAATTCTACAGAACTGGTAAGAATTGATCATGATCGACATCTCCGACCAGTTAAAGAAGCTTTAAAAAATGTGGGAATAGATCCATAG
- a CDS encoding phosphonate ABC transporter ATP-binding protein, whose protein sequence is MTVYSETTNNYHSSQKNVNFIECSHLETGYISSLQRPILNDINCKINQGEFVALLGLNGAGKSTLLKSLVGLVPLVKGEIKIDGVSVNNQNLPQIRRDVGMLFQGGGLIRQLSAIDNVLCGKLGVRTTRQTIFGFSQRDRTLALELLIQLGLKEQIYQKTSQLSGGQQQKVAIARALIQYPQILLADEPTTGLDIVASQQVMATLAELHQQGLTIITVLHDLALATAYAQRAIILDHGKVVYDGKCENLQERFL, encoded by the coding sequence ATGACTGTTTATTCTGAAACAACTAATAATTACCATTCATCTCAAAAAAACGTGAATTTTATTGAATGTTCTCACTTAGAGACAGGTTATATTTCATCTCTACAGCGGCCAATATTAAATGATATTAACTGCAAAATTAATCAAGGTGAATTTGTCGCATTATTAGGATTGAATGGTGCTGGTAAATCGACATTATTAAAATCACTTGTAGGTTTAGTACCTTTAGTCAAGGGAGAAATTAAAATTGATGGTGTTTCTGTAAATAATCAAAATTTACCGCAAATCCGTCGAGATGTGGGAATGTTATTTCAAGGAGGTGGATTAATCCGGCAATTATCAGCAATTGATAATGTATTGTGTGGAAAATTAGGAGTAAGAACAACTCGACAAACTATATTTGGATTTTCCCAACGTGATCGCACATTAGCCTTAGAATTATTAATACAATTAGGTTTAAAAGAACAAATATATCAAAAAACTAGTCAATTAAGTGGTGGACAACAACAAAAAGTAGCTATTGCTAGAGCATTAATTCAATACCCACAAATACTTTTAGCTGATGAACCCACAACAGGTTTAGATATAGTAGCTTCACAACAAGTAATGGCAACATTAGCAGAATTACATCAACAAGGCTTAACTATAATAACTGTTTTACATGATTTAGCATTAGCTACAGCATACGCTCAAAGGGCTATAATTTTAGATCATGGAAAAGTCGTTTATGATGGTAAATGTGAAAATTTACAAGAACGATTTTTATAA
- the phnE gene encoding phosphonate ABC transporter, permease protein PhnE, with protein sequence MKSISKLQNLHRYHSWFISLVIFLLIIGVYTWALQGLKVDFQLLKDSSPFIIDFISRLFPPNWQVLDIAIKGLIETVQMSVWGTSIGAVLSLPIAIASANNIAPLWLRWIANLIQNSVRSVPSIILGLIFVAATGLGAPAGTLALSIYTIGYLAKFYQQAIESVDNSSLASLQVIGASRIQIAQYGILPQILPLGLGYTLWMFEYNIRAASVLGVVGAGGIGFQLKSYIDGFEYTKATTMMLVLLVVVTVIDWFSSKLRRYLESI encoded by the coding sequence ATGAAAAGCATTTCTAAATTGCAAAATTTGCATCGTTATCATTCTTGGTTTATTTCTTTAGTTATTTTCTTGTTAATAATAGGAGTTTACACTTGGGCATTACAAGGATTAAAAGTTGATTTTCAATTATTAAAAGATAGTAGTCCTTTCATTATAGATTTTATTTCTCGGTTATTTCCTCCGAATTGGCAAGTTTTAGATATTGCCATTAAAGGGTTAATTGAAACTGTGCAGATGTCTGTATGGGGAACATCCATAGGTGCAGTTTTATCATTACCAATTGCCATAGCCAGCGCTAATAATATCGCCCCTTTGTGGTTAAGATGGATAGCAAACTTAATACAAAACTCCGTTCGTTCCGTACCTTCAATTATCTTAGGTTTAATCTTTGTAGCTGCTACAGGATTGGGCGCACCTGCTGGCACATTAGCATTATCAATATATACTATTGGCTATCTTGCTAAGTTTTATCAACAAGCTATAGAATCAGTAGATAATAGTTCCTTAGCATCTTTACAGGTGATTGGGGCATCAAGAATACAAATAGCCCAGTATGGAATATTACCGCAAATATTACCTTTAGGATTAGGTTATACCCTGTGGATGTTTGAATATAACATTCGTGCTGCTTCGGTTTTAGGAGTAGTTGGTGCTGGAGGTATAGGTTTTCAATTAAAAAGTTATATAGATGGTTTTGAATATACCAAAGCCACAACCATGATGTTAGTACTATTAGTAGTAGTGACAGTTATTGATTGGTTTAGTAGTAAGTTACGTCGTTATTTAGAGTCAATCTAG
- the hflX gene encoding GTPase HflX, with amino-acid sequence METIFGNLQGLKSSQLKQLQRLYHQRISGDCITTSEFAQRLAAISTELNQPICAYLNRRGQVIRVGVGNPRQTQIPPLELPRYGAERLSGIRCIATHLKPEPPNESALTAMALQRLDALVVLNITGTGFTKRGGGATGYVKEAYLAHLVANSKQLVLTDSEGISTPDSASYSSISPPLSLDAIAEQDFLDLVESLEEEFSREYTAQEVDADHDRVVIVGVITDSTTGQQFQDTIAELVRLVDTAGGDVLQILQQKRSRIHPQTVIGEGKVQELALTAQTLGANLVVFDRDLSPAQVRNLEAQIGVRVIDRTEVILDIFAQRAQSGAGKLQVELAQLEYMLPRLTGRGKSMSRLGGGIGTRGPGETKLETEKRGIQKRISRLQQEVNQLQAHRCRLRQRRQHREVPSVAVVGYTNAGKSTLLNALTNAEVYAADQLFATLDPTTRRLVIPHADTNEPQETLITDTVGFIHKLPPSLMDAFRATLEEVTEADALLHLVDLSHPAWLSHIRAVREILAQMPITPGPALVAFNKIDQVSSETLALAKEEFPLAIFISASQRLGLETLRYRLSQLIEYAVDDR; translated from the coding sequence ATAGAGACCATCTTCGGAAATCTCCAAGGTTTAAAGTCCAGCCAGCTGAAACAACTACAGCGGCTGTACCACCAGCGCATATCGGGCGATTGCATCACAACATCCGAGTTCGCCCAGCGTCTGGCCGCAATTAGCACAGAACTAAATCAGCCAATATGTGCCTACCTCAACCGTCGCGGACAAGTGATTAGAGTTGGGGTGGGTAATCCGCGTCAAACCCAAATTCCACCCCTAGAACTGCCACGTTACGGTGCAGAACGTCTGAGTGGTATTCGTTGTATAGCAACTCACCTCAAGCCAGAACCACCCAATGAATCGGCGTTGACGGCAATGGCATTGCAACGATTAGATGCTCTAGTAGTGTTGAACATTACTGGCACGGGATTTACAAAGCGGGGTGGTGGTGCGACGGGCTATGTGAAAGAAGCTTATCTAGCTCACTTAGTAGCCAATAGTAAACAGCTAGTTTTAACCGATTCTGAGGGAATTAGCACCCCAGACTCAGCTTCGTACTCTAGCATATCGCCACCTTTGAGTTTAGATGCGATCGCAGAACAAGATTTTCTGGACTTGGTAGAAAGTCTAGAAGAGGAATTTAGCCGGGAATACACCGCCCAAGAAGTAGACGCAGATCATGATCGCGTCGTCATTGTCGGTGTAATCACTGATAGTACCACTGGTCAACAATTCCAGGACACAATCGCCGAATTAGTGCGGTTAGTGGATACGGCAGGTGGAGACGTTTTGCAAATACTACAACAAAAGCGATCGCGCATTCATCCCCAAACCGTTATTGGTGAAGGCAAAGTTCAAGAACTCGCCCTCACCGCCCAAACATTGGGAGCCAATCTTGTCGTCTTTGACCGTGACCTCTCACCCGCTCAAGTCCGCAACCTAGAAGCACAAATTGGGGTCAGAGTCATTGACCGTACAGAAGTAATTTTAGATATCTTTGCCCAACGCGCCCAATCTGGTGCTGGTAAATTACAAGTAGAACTAGCACAGTTAGAATATATGCTGCCACGACTCACCGGTCGAGGTAAATCCATGTCCAGACTAGGTGGTGGGATTGGGACACGGGGTCCTGGTGAAACAAAACTAGAAACAGAAAAACGGGGCATTCAAAAGCGGATTTCCCGACTGCAACAAGAAGTTAACCAGTTGCAAGCACATCGTTGTCGATTACGTCAAAGACGACAACATCGAGAAGTTCCTTCTGTTGCTGTAGTGGGTTATACCAATGCTGGTAAGTCTACTTTGCTCAATGCTCTCACTAATGCCGAAGTTTACGCAGCCGACCAACTTTTTGCCACACTCGACCCCACTACACGCCGCTTGGTCATTCCTCATGCGGATACTAATGAACCCCAGGAAACTCTAATTACAGATACAGTAGGGTTTATTCACAAGTTACCTCCCTCCTTAATGGATGCCTTCCGCGCTACCTTAGAGGAAGTTACAGAAGCTGATGCTCTACTACACTTAGTGGATTTATCCCATCCTGCTTGGTTGAGTCATATTCGCGCAGTTAGAGAAATTCTCGCCCAAATGCCCATAACTCCCGGTCCGGCCTTAGTTGCTTTTAACAAAATTGACCAAGTTAGTAGCGAGACACTAGCTTTAGCCAAGGAAGAGTTTCCTCTAGCGATATTTATCTCCGCTAGTCAGCGTTTAGGTTTAGAGACTCTACGTTATCGTCTGTCCCAGTTGATTGAATATGCTGTTGATGATCGGTAA
- a CDS encoding XDD4 family exosortase-dependent surface protein codes for MLTRPSHKILSYVAIGVSSLTVVMVSQMPQAYAASMTFSATGTNSATNSSLNSSVIFDDSLNPGQLTITLTNIGAGAKAPSDVLTSLFWDYNGSSPLNLSLASAKAATVTQNGTNTSNVDLLKIGTTTSTTKKGKTTTETTYSPEWAFASTNSQGGLGGDVSKPGAVAVTQKYGLGTAGLGIFQGIGGQTQQAYGIINGYDSSANKPITENPFVNNSATFVLSGLPTAFDVKKISNIRFQYGTNLNEAATYYIAPPPPPKKVPEPNTAFALALFAVGALRVVKKQSLLVA; via the coding sequence ATGTTAACAAGACCCTCTCACAAAATACTAAGTTATGTAGCTATCGGAGTTTCATCTTTAACTGTAGTCATGGTTTCCCAAATGCCTCAAGCCTACGCAGCTAGTATGACCTTTTCTGCTACAGGTACTAACTCAGCAACCAACAGCAGTCTCAACTCATCAGTTATTTTTGATGATTCGTTAAACCCAGGTCAATTGACTATCACCCTTACTAATATTGGGGCAGGTGCAAAAGCTCCTTCTGATGTTCTGACTTCACTTTTTTGGGACTACAATGGTTCTTCCCCTTTAAACTTATCCTTGGCCTCAGCTAAAGCAGCAACAGTCACTCAAAATGGTACTAATACTAGTAATGTTGATCTTCTGAAGATTGGTACAACTACTAGTACAACTAAAAAAGGGAAAACTACTACAGAGACTACTTATAGTCCTGAATGGGCATTTGCCTCTACTAACAGTCAGGGTGGCTTAGGTGGAGATGTTTCTAAGCCTGGCGCTGTAGCAGTAACTCAAAAGTACGGTCTTGGTACTGCTGGCTTAGGTATTTTTCAGGGCATAGGAGGCCAGACCCAACAGGCGTATGGCATAATAAATGGCTACGACAGCAGTGCGAATAAACCAATCACAGAAAATCCTTTTGTTAACAACTCTGCAACGTTTGTTTTATCAGGGTTACCCACTGCCTTTGATGTAAAAAAGATTAGCAACATTCGTTTTCAATACGGAACTAATTTAAACGAAGCTGCCACCTATTATATTGCACCACCACCACCACCAAAAAAAGTACCTGAACCTAACACAGCATTTGCTCTTGCTTTATTCGCTGTGGGTGCGCTAAGAGTGGTAAAGAAACAGTCTCTGCTAGTAGCTTAA
- the grxC gene encoding glutaredoxin 3, which translates to MTAKVEIYTWSTCPFCIRAKGLLKNKAVDFIEYSIDGDEVARTKMSQRANGRRSLPQIFINDDHIGGCDDIHALDSQGKLDGLLSAGHNV; encoded by the coding sequence ATGACAGCAAAAGTAGAAATTTACACTTGGAGTACTTGCCCATTTTGTATACGTGCTAAAGGCTTGCTAAAGAACAAAGCAGTTGATTTCATCGAATACAGCATTGATGGAGATGAAGTAGCAAGAACTAAAATGTCTCAAAGGGCAAATGGAAGACGCTCTTTACCGCAAATTTTTATTAATGATGATCACATTGGTGGTTGTGATGATATTCACGCTTTAGATAGTCAAGGCAAGTTAGATGGATTGCTTTCTGCTGGTCATAACGTTTAA
- the gshB gene encoding glutathione synthase — translation MKLAFIIDPIHQLDPCHDTSIALMEAAQILGHEVWITQANLLNVVESKAWALLQQVELVPVELVEGRWIAANPWYKLSSSVLTSLESMDAVFMRTDPPVNDSYLYATYILDYIDQNKTLVINSPSGIRSANEKMYALQFTECIPETIVSADKQVIREFVAAKGATVLKPLGNKAGEGILFLQSGDRNFNSIVELSTLQGRVPVMVQNYLPAAKDGDKRIILLDGEPIGALNRLSSGSDFRNNMATGGTVAQTQITPSEQKICTILADKLREDGLIFVGIDVIGGYLTEVNVTSPTGIREIDRLDGTRLGDQVIQWLEQKLNRKQLN, via the coding sequence GTGAAACTGGCTTTCATTATAGATCCCATCCATCAGCTTGATCCATGCCATGACACAAGTATTGCTCTCATGGAAGCCGCGCAAATTCTAGGTCATGAAGTTTGGATAACTCAAGCTAACCTACTGAACGTAGTGGAGAGTAAAGCTTGGGCTTTGCTACAGCAGGTAGAACTTGTACCAGTGGAGTTAGTAGAGGGACGTTGGATAGCAGCAAATCCCTGGTATAAGTTAAGTTCTAGCGTTTTAACTTCCTTGGAATCAATGGATGCTGTATTTATGCGGACAGATCCACCTGTCAATGATTCCTACCTCTATGCTACTTACATTTTGGATTACATTGACCAAAATAAAACCCTGGTAATTAACAGCCCTAGTGGTATCAGAAGTGCAAATGAGAAAATGTATGCTCTTCAGTTTACCGAATGTATTCCCGAAACGATTGTCAGTGCTGACAAACAAGTTATCCGCGAATTTGTGGCAGCAAAGGGAGCAACTGTTCTCAAACCGCTGGGTAACAAAGCTGGAGAGGGGATTTTATTTTTGCAATCAGGCGATCGCAATTTCAATTCCATTGTTGAACTTAGTACCCTCCAAGGTCGAGTACCTGTGATGGTACAAAACTATTTACCAGCAGCAAAAGACGGAGATAAACGGATTATTTTGCTGGATGGTGAACCGATTGGGGCGCTCAATCGCCTTTCTAGTGGCAGTGATTTTCGCAATAATATGGCCACAGGGGGTACTGTAGCTCAAACCCAAATTACTCCATCAGAGCAGAAAATCTGCACCATCTTAGCTGACAAACTACGCGAAGATGGGTTGATTTTTGTGGGTATTGATGTGATTGGTGGCTACCTGACTGAAGTCAACGTTACCAGTCCCACGGGAATTCGTGAGATTGACCGTCTAGATGGTACTCGTCTTGGGGATCAGGTCATTCAATGGCTTGAGCAGAAGCTAAACAGAAAACAACTCAATTAA
- the ftsZ gene encoding cell division protein FtsZ, translated as MTLDNNQELTYKNSQSVGQPGFSLAVNANNPFNSSGLNYGNHDSKKITENSRIGEIVPGRVANIKVIGVGGGGGNAVNRMIESDVSGVEFWSINTDAQALTLAGAPSRLQIGQKLTRGLGAGGNPAIGQKAAEESRDEIATALEGADLVFITAGMGGGTGTGAAPIVAEVAKEMGALTVGVVTRPFVFEGRRRTSQAEQGIEGLKSRVDTLIIIPNNKLLEVIPEQTPVQEAFRYADDVLRQGVQGISDIITIPGLVNVDFADVRAVMADAGSALMGIGVSSGKSRAREAAIAAISSPLLECSIEGARGVVFNITGGSDLTLHEVNAAAETIYEVVDPNANIIFGAVIDDRLQGEVRITVIATGFTGEIQVAPQQNVANTRIVTPANTRKPTPQPTVNQPNPIPEPKEKPSLDIPDFLQRRRTPPKN; from the coding sequence ATGACACTCGATAATAACCAAGAGCTTACCTATAAAAATTCGCAATCTGTCGGACAGCCAGGTTTCTCCCTCGCAGTTAACGCCAACAACCCCTTTAACAGTTCTGGGTTGAACTACGGAAATCATGATAGTAAGAAAATTACTGAAAATAGCCGTATTGGTGAAATTGTTCCTGGACGAGTTGCCAACATTAAAGTGATTGGTGTCGGTGGTGGGGGTGGCAATGCTGTTAACCGCATGATTGAATCTGATGTATCTGGGGTGGAATTTTGGTCAATTAACACCGATGCCCAAGCGCTTACCCTAGCTGGCGCTCCCAGTCGCTTGCAAATCGGACAGAAACTGACAAGAGGTTTAGGCGCAGGGGGTAATCCTGCTATTGGTCAAAAGGCAGCAGAGGAATCTCGTGATGAGATTGCTACGGCTTTAGAAGGTGCAGACCTAGTGTTTATCACAGCTGGTATGGGTGGTGGAACTGGTACAGGTGCAGCGCCAATTGTGGCAGAAGTGGCTAAAGAAATGGGCGCTCTTACTGTCGGCGTAGTCACACGTCCATTTGTATTCGAGGGACGGCGACGCACCAGCCAAGCCGAGCAGGGGATTGAAGGATTGAAAAGTCGGGTGGATACCCTGATTATTATCCCTAATAATAAGTTGTTGGAGGTAATTCCCGAACAAACGCCTGTACAAGAAGCTTTTCGCTATGCTGATGATGTGTTACGTCAAGGTGTGCAAGGTATTTCTGATATTATTACGATTCCAGGGTTAGTCAACGTTGACTTTGCTGATGTGCGAGCAGTTATGGCAGATGCAGGATCAGCATTGATGGGCATTGGTGTGAGTTCTGGCAAATCTAGAGCTAGAGAAGCAGCGATCGCCGCAATTTCTTCACCTTTGTTAGAATGTTCTATTGAAGGAGCTAGAGGAGTTGTCTTTAATATTACTGGTGGTAGTGACCTCACTTTACATGAAGTCAATGCTGCGGCTGAAACCATCTATGAAGTGGTTGATCCCAATGCGAATATTATTTTCGGCGCAGTAATTGATGACAGACTACAAGGAGAAGTCAGAATCACTGTTATTGCTACTGGATTTACAGGGGAAATCCAAGTTGCACCACAACAAAATGTGGCTAACACAAGAATAGTAACTCCAGCAAATACTAGAAAACCTACACCACAACCAACTGTTAATCAACCCAATCCAATTCCTGAGCCTAAAGAGAAACCCTCACTGGATATTCCTGACTTTCTCCAACGACGACGTACACCACCCAAAAATTAA
- a CDS encoding cell division protein FtsQ/DivIB, translated as MAGIVSVSRRDLAQRRKKLRQQRQIKILQTIWRTSAVCGLAGGLLWLTIQPMWVLKAPTQIVMKSGKQLFSEQTIRSLLVLSYPQSLWRIEPNAIAESLKQQPTIAQATVSRRLFPPGLIIEVQERVPVAVAQTSKQQKTIDCRANSQSSANSPGENPQNCSPNSSTVSKKGDIGLIDAHGVLMPLEKYTFLNPTEKLPSLKVIVSPQQSRPYWTQLYQAISQSSLKITEIDYQDPTNLILKTELGNVHLGLPSTQLPEQIRVLAQMRHLPAKFNPGQIEYINLKNPDFPSVQMNQKLYIKSQSP; from the coding sequence ATGGCTGGCATAGTCTCAGTTTCTCGTAGGGATTTAGCCCAGCGTCGTAAGAAATTACGTCAGCAACGGCAAATAAAAATTCTTCAGACTATTTGGCGAACCTCCGCTGTTTGTGGTCTGGCAGGTGGATTACTATGGCTGACAATCCAACCCATGTGGGTACTAAAGGCTCCTACACAGATAGTGATGAAATCGGGCAAGCAATTGTTCTCAGAGCAAACTATTCGGTCACTGCTAGTGTTATCTTATCCTCAGTCGTTGTGGCGGATAGAACCAAATGCGATCGCAGAATCCTTGAAGCAACAACCAACTATTGCTCAAGCCACTGTCAGTCGCCGTTTGTTCCCTCCTGGATTAATTATCGAAGTTCAAGAACGTGTACCAGTAGCCGTCGCACAAACAAGCAAACAGCAAAAAACCATTGATTGTCGCGCTAACTCTCAATCCTCTGCAAATTCTCCTGGAGAAAATCCACAGAACTGCTCACCAAATAGTAGTACTGTCAGCAAAAAGGGTGACATAGGTTTAATCGATGCTCATGGGGTATTGATGCCCTTAGAAAAATACACTTTTCTTAATCCCACCGAAAAACTACCTAGTCTTAAAGTGATTGTCTCACCACAACAATCCCGTCCTTACTGGACTCAACTTTATCAAGCCATCAGCCAAAGTTCTCTGAAAATAACGGAAATTGATTACCAAGATCCTACTAATTTGATTCTGAAAACAGAATTAGGAAATGTGCATCTCGGTTTACCTAGTACCCAGTTACCTGAACAAATTAGGGTACTTGCCCAAATGCGTCATTTACCTGCAAAATTTAATCCTGGTCAGATAGAGTATATCAATCTCAAAAATCCCGATTTTCCCTCAGTACAAATGAACCAAAAACTTTATATTAAGTCTCAATCCCCCTAA
- a CDS encoding photosystem II manganese-stabilizing polypeptide — translation MRYRALIVAFLALCLGLITACSDAPASSGKDLLTYEQIRGTGLANKCPQLIETSRGSIALDASQSYAIKELCLEPTNFFVKEEPANKRQKAEFVPGKLLTRYTSTIDQVQGNLKINSDNSLTFVEADGLDFQAITVKLPGGELVPFLFTIKNLVAQTQPNSTSINTSTDFEGSFKVPSYRGAAFLDPKGRGVVSGYDNAVALPAQADDEELTRTNVKRAEILSGKISLRVAKVDSASGEIAGTFESEQPSDTDLGAGEPKEVKIRGLFYGRVEGNGV, via the coding sequence ATGAGGTATCGCGCTTTAATTGTGGCTTTCTTGGCTTTATGTTTAGGGCTAATCACTGCTTGTAGTGATGCCCCTGCTTCGAGTGGCAAGGATCTACTCACCTATGAACAAATTCGAGGCACTGGTTTGGCTAACAAGTGTCCTCAACTGATAGAAACAAGTCGTGGTTCCATTGCACTTGATGCCAGCCAGTCCTATGCCATCAAAGAACTTTGCTTAGAACCAACAAATTTCTTTGTCAAAGAAGAACCCGCTAACAAACGCCAGAAGGCAGAATTTGTTCCTGGTAAATTATTAACTAGGTACACATCAACTATTGACCAAGTACAAGGCAACCTAAAAATCAATTCCGACAATAGCTTGACCTTTGTAGAAGCAGACGGTCTTGACTTCCAAGCCATCACTGTTAAACTTCCTGGTGGTGAACTAGTTCCTTTCTTGTTTACCATCAAAAACTTGGTTGCTCAAACACAACCTAATTCAACCAGCATCAATACCTCTACGGACTTTGAAGGCTCTTTTAAGGTTCCTTCCTATCGTGGTGCTGCTTTTCTAGATCCTAAGGGTCGTGGTGTGGTTTCTGGTTACGATAATGCTGTAGCTCTTCCCGCTCAAGCAGATGATGAAGAGTTAACCCGCACTAACGTCAAACGTGCAGAAATCCTGAGTGGCAAAATTTCTTTACGAGTAGCTAAAGTAGATAGTGCTAGTGGCGAAATAGCTGGTACTTTCGAGAGTGAACAGCCATCTGACACAGATTTGGGTGCTGGTGAGCCTAAAGAAGTTAAGATTCGCGGTTTATTCTACGGTCGCGTTGAAGGTAATGGAGTCTAA
- a CDS encoding RNA polymerase sigma factor SigF, which yields MHTTATNELKHEISQLLREYEQNPSERLRNQLVKLNFGLVRKEAHYWINQCHESYDDLLQVGCLGLIRAIERFELSKGHAFSSYAMPYIRGEIQHYLRDKGVTMRIPRRWLALQQQAIGVSRSLREKNNRQPTDSELAAALEISLSEWQEVKLAWVNRSPLSLDVPIQDGEEGATSLGELVPDPHYRSFQLAQEDQMRLQQALVQLENRTREVLECVFLQDLTQKQVAEHLGISVVTVSRRVKKGLDLLKNLMGAAED from the coding sequence ATGCATACTACAGCCACAAACGAACTAAAACATGAGATTTCGCAGCTATTGCGAGAGTATGAGCAAAATCCCTCAGAACGCCTTCGCAATCAACTAGTGAAACTAAATTTTGGATTAGTGAGAAAAGAAGCTCACTACTGGATCAATCAATGCCATGAAAGCTATGACGATTTGCTCCAGGTCGGTTGCTTAGGTTTAATCAGGGCTATTGAAAGATTTGAACTCTCTAAAGGACACGCCTTTAGTTCTTATGCAATGCCATATATTCGCGGGGAAATTCAACACTATCTGAGAGATAAGGGTGTGACTATGCGAATACCCCGACGATGGCTGGCACTACAACAGCAAGCAATTGGAGTTTCGCGCTCTTTGCGGGAAAAAAATAACCGTCAGCCAACTGATTCAGAATTAGCCGCAGCACTAGAAATCTCTCTGAGTGAATGGCAAGAGGTTAAATTAGCGTGGGTCAACCGCTCTCCTTTGAGTTTGGATGTACCAATCCAGGATGGGGAAGAAGGAGCTACATCCTTAGGTGAGTTGGTTCCAGATCCTCATTACCGCAGCTTTCAACTGGCCCAAGAAGACCAAATGCGTCTACAACAAGCCCTAGTGCAGCTAGAGAACCGTACCCGCGAGGTTTTAGAATGTGTATTTTTGCAAGATTTGACTCAGAAACAAGTCGCAGAGCATTTGGGGATTAGTGTGGTTACTGTGTCTCGTAGAGTCAAAAAAGGGCTGGATTTATTGAAAAATCTGATGGGTGCAGCAGAAGATTAA
- a CDS encoding type II toxin-antitoxin system ParD family antitoxin, whose amino-acid sequence MNIQIKPELEQIIQAQIATGRYTNPEDVISKALKLLLEWDKGYQNWVEETREKVDVAIEQLDRGESIDGDVVISQLRAKLAFIKNK is encoded by the coding sequence ATGAATATCCAAATTAAACCGGAATTAGAGCAAATTATTCAAGCACAAATTGCAACGGGTAGATATACAAATCCTGAAGATGTGATTAGTAAGGCTTTGAAGTTGCTTTTGGAGTGGGATAAGGGTTATCAGAATTGGGTGGAAGAAACACGGGAAAAGGTTGATGTTGCTATTGAACAATTGGATAGAGGAGAAAGTATTGATGGGGATGTTGTGATTTCACAATTGCGGGCTAAGTTGGCATTTATCAAAAACAAATAA